In the Populus trichocarpa isolate Nisqually-1 chromosome 1, P.trichocarpa_v4.1, whole genome shotgun sequence genome, one interval contains:
- the LOC127905053 gene encoding beta-glucosidase 12-like, which yields MGSIAQLSRNSFPDGFVFGSSSSAYQFEGETNRRGKGPNIWDTFIEEHPERISDHSNAKVAVDFYNRYKEDVQRMRGMGMDAFRFSISWSRVLPHGRLSAGINEEGIQFYNNLIDELIKNGIQPYVTLFHWDTPQAIEDKYGGFLSPNILIDFRDFVELCFQRFGDRVKHWITLNEPFMFSVNGYDTGTLAPGRISTLENYPGQPKISGATEVYIVTHHLLLAHATAVKVYKEKYQTCQGGKIGITLVSHWFEPYSTSESDRMATERSLDFMLGWYMDPLTKGDYPQNMHDYVGGRLPRFSEEESKMLRGSYDFIGVNYYTTYYAQNVEDVDYKNIGFMEDARVNWPGERNGIPIGPQAGSSWLYIYPEGIRHLLNYIKDAYENPTIYITENGVDDVNSSSLEEALNDAIREQYYKDIFHNVLKSINDHGVDVKGFFAWSFLDDFEWGSGYGSRFGLFYIDYENNLKRYAKNSVKWFKQFLKKDESTQLNDNIKSKSRMEEASARSRKKSRID from the exons ATGGGAAGTATTGCCCAGTTGAGTCGTAATTCTTTCCCAGATGGTTTCGTTTTTGGATCTTCTTCGTCAGCTTACCAG TTTGAAGGTGAAACAAACAGGAGAGGCAAAGGGCCGAATATATGGGACACCTTCATCGAGGAGCATCCAG AGAGGATAAGTGACCATAGCAATGCAAAGGTGGCAGTTGATTTCTATAATCGCTATAAG GAAGATGTGCAAAGAATGAGGGGAATGGGAATGGATGCTTTCAGATTCTCTATTTCTTGGTCTAGGGTATTACCAC ATGGCAGACTAAGTGCTGGAATAAACGAAGAAGGGATCCAGTTTTACAACAATCTCATCGATGAGCTCATAAAAAATG GTATACAGCCTTATGTAACTCTCTTTCATTGGGACACTCCACAAGCAATTGAGGACAAATATGGTGGTTTCTTGAGCCCTAAtatttt AATCGATTTCCGAGACTTCGTGGAGCTTTGCTTCCAAAGATTTGGAGACCGAGTGAAGCACTGGATCACTTTAAATGAGCCTTTTATGTTTAGCGTCAATGGCTATGACACGGGCACATTGGCACCCGGCAGAATTTCAACTTTGGAGAATTATCCAGGCCAACCCAAAATCTCTGGCGCCACCGAAGTTTACATTGTAACCCATCATCTATTGCTTGCTCATGCAACGGCTGTGAAAGTATACAAGGAAAAGTATCAG ACGTGTCAAGGAGGTAAAATTGGGATAACCCTCGTTTCTCATTGGTTTGAACCTTACTCAACTAGTGAAAGTGATCGGATGGCAACTGAACGAAGCCTTGATTTTATGCTTGGATG GTACATGGATCCTCTAACTAAAGGTGACTATCCACAGAATATGCACGACTACGTTGGAGGAAGATTGCCTAGATTCAGTGAGGAGGAATCCAAGATGCTGAGAGGATCTTATGACTTTATTGGGGTCAATTACTACACTACATACTATGCTCAGAATGTTGAGGATGTTGACTATAAAAATATTGGGTTTATGGAAGATGCTCGTGTTAACTGGCCAg GGGAGAGAAATGGAATACCAATAGGCCCACAG GCGGGTTCAAGTTGGCTTTATATTTATCCCGAAGGTATTCGTCATCTCTTGAATTACATAAAGGACGCGTATGAAAATCCAACAATATATATCACTGAAAATG gagtTGATGACGTGAATTCCTCGTCATTAGAGGAAGCCCTCAATGATGCCATAAGAGAGCAATATTATAAAGACATTTTCCACAATGTTCTGAAATCTATCAA TGACCATGGTGTCGATGTCAAGGGGTTTTTTGCTTGGTcattcttggatgattttgaatGGGGATCCGGTTATGGTTCAAGGTTTGGTCTCTTCTACATTGACTACGAAAACAACTTGAAACGATATGCCAAAAATTCTGTGAAGTGGTTTAAGCAATTTCTGAAGAAGGACGAAAGTACTCAACTCAACGATAACAT aaaatcaaaatctcgAATGGAGGAGGCATCAGCTCGTAGCCGTAAGAAGTCGAGAATTGATTAA